The following are encoded together in the Bradyrhizobium sp. CCGUVB1N3 genome:
- a CDS encoding NAD-binding protein, protein MGSGQLMKLSHNLLTAINTVALGEVLAASVKSGAKLDVLLEVLGGGLAGSKMLDWLGKTLFTQERPAFFALDLMHKDISLALDEFTASPMYLGQLVRQIYNTARAEGLGGKDSTSVSEVYERLLKVNLRQPAA, encoded by the coding sequence GTGGGTTCGGGGCAACTCATGAAGCTCAGCCACAACCTGCTGACCGCCATCAACACGGTGGCGCTCGGCGAGGTTCTCGCGGCAAGCGTGAAGTCGGGCGCGAAGCTCGACGTGCTGCTTGAGGTCCTCGGCGGCGGCCTCGCCGGCAGCAAGATGCTCGATTGGCTGGGCAAGACGCTCTTCACTCAGGAGCGCCCCGCGTTCTTCGCGCTCGACCTGATGCACAAGGACATCTCGCTCGCACTCGACGAATTCACGGCTTCGCCAATGTACCTCGGGCAGCTCGTTCGCCAGATCTACAACACCGCCCGCGCGGAAGGTCTCGGCGGAAAAGATTCCACGAGTGTCTCGGAGGTCTATGAGCGGCTGCTCAAGGTCAATCTCCGTCAGCCGGCAGCATAA
- a CDS encoding LysR family transcriptional regulator, with amino-acid sequence MALNLSRLRLFHELSELGTISAVARALGQTRPAVSQQLALLEREAGAVLFERSAGGLRLTTKGQQLLDRVTPLLQLADRIEAELSESDGPPAGELRLAAFGSVATSIVPRAFGYLHKTHPLIDASFVELEPTEGLKATVAKQVDIAIVDDYVDANAYQQALEFHPLYVDGLNAILSSDHRFGKADLTSIELKDLSNEKWAINQTAVAYQLNLTNACHAAGFEMKIGCSARNISATLEMVRTGHFVTVLPGLAVHHLKKDPDFLVLPLAPALHRHIFSAVPKGTSRRPVVAAALAALERAAINCRL; translated from the coding sequence TTGGCGCTCAATCTTTCACGGCTACGACTCTTTCATGAGCTTTCCGAGCTCGGCACGATTTCGGCGGTTGCACGGGCACTCGGCCAAACGCGGCCGGCCGTGTCTCAGCAGTTGGCGCTGCTTGAACGCGAAGCTGGTGCGGTGCTCTTCGAGCGTTCAGCCGGTGGGTTGCGCCTGACGACCAAAGGACAGCAGCTCCTGGACCGCGTCACTCCGCTCCTGCAACTCGCTGATCGCATCGAGGCTGAGCTGAGCGAGAGTGACGGTCCTCCCGCGGGTGAACTGCGGCTTGCCGCTTTCGGGAGCGTCGCGACCAGCATCGTTCCCAGAGCCTTCGGTTATCTGCACAAGACGCATCCTCTGATCGATGCAAGCTTCGTCGAACTCGAGCCGACTGAAGGCCTCAAGGCAACTGTCGCCAAGCAGGTCGATATTGCAATTGTCGATGATTATGTGGACGCAAATGCGTATCAGCAGGCTCTCGAATTTCACCCGCTTTATGTCGATGGCTTGAACGCCATTCTTTCGTCAGACCACCGCTTTGGAAAGGCCGACCTGACGAGCATAGAACTCAAGGATCTCTCGAACGAGAAATGGGCGATCAACCAAACGGCGGTCGCGTACCAGCTCAACTTGACTAACGCATGCCACGCCGCTGGCTTCGAGATGAAAATTGGTTGCAGCGCCCGTAATATTTCCGCCACCCTTGAGATGGTACGCACCGGGCATTTCGTGACGGTGCTGCCCGGCCTGGCGGTGCATCACTTGAAGAAAGACCCCGACTTTCTGGTTCTTCCTCTTGCGCCTGCCTTGCACCGGCACATCTTCAGCGCCGTCCCGAAAGGTACGTCCCGGCGCCCCGTCGTCGCGGCTGCGCTGGCCGCACTGGAGCGGGCGGCGATCAACTGCCGCCTCTAG
- a CDS encoding transporter substrate-binding domain-containing protein yields the protein MRCLSRRFVIGLVAAFSGFALSVGTSHAQEKSRLDEIMGRGKLIVGVSSESPPFGFVDEKGELVGFDIDVARLIAKATFGDSNKIEFIRQSAAQRWPNAQNGTIDFGAQTTTIYADRAQRVAFTRNYIDGGIVLIVRKDAPFKTLEDLNKPNVTIANLTTPTQEERAKRLFPQAKLQTFDGIASQFNSVKLGRAQAAQLDAPVAAWYVKNNPDMRVMETRLTDVVNTGIFMKPGDFRLWQYLDLVVSEMTGGYLFAEYSAIYEKWFGEKPKNAKWYLNNN from the coding sequence ATGCGATGCCTTTCGCGGCGGTTTGTCATCGGTCTGGTTGCGGCATTCAGCGGGTTCGCGCTCTCGGTCGGGACGAGCCACGCTCAGGAAAAGTCCAGGCTCGATGAAATCATGGGGCGAGGCAAGCTGATCGTCGGCGTGTCCAGCGAGTCGCCGCCGTTCGGCTTCGTCGATGAAAAGGGTGAACTGGTCGGCTTCGATATCGACGTTGCGCGGCTGATCGCCAAGGCGACCTTCGGCGATTCCAACAAGATCGAGTTCATCCGCCAGAGCGCCGCGCAGCGCTGGCCCAACGCCCAGAACGGCACGATCGACTTCGGCGCGCAAACGACCACCATTTACGCCGACCGCGCCCAGCGGGTCGCCTTTACCCGAAACTATATCGACGGCGGCATCGTCCTGATCGTCCGCAAGGACGCGCCCTTCAAGACGCTCGAGGATCTCAACAAGCCGAACGTCACGATCGCCAATCTCACTACGCCGACCCAGGAGGAGCGCGCCAAGCGCCTCTTCCCTCAGGCCAAACTCCAGACTTTTGACGGTATCGCTTCGCAATTCAACTCGGTGAAGCTCGGACGAGCTCAGGCCGCCCAGCTCGATGCTCCCGTCGCCGCCTGGTACGTCAAGAACAATCCGGACATGCGCGTGATGGAAACTCGACTGACCGATGTCGTCAACACAGGCATCTTCATGAAGCCAGGCGACTTCAGGCTCTGGCAGTACCTCGATCTCGTGGTGTCCGAAATGACCGGCGGCTACCTCTTCGCCGAATACAGCGCGATCTACGAGAAATGGTTCGGCGAGAAACCGAAGAACGCGAAGTGGTATCTCAACAATAACTGA
- a CDS encoding amino acid ABC transporter permease, whose product MDWSQFGSFAARYLPQLWSGMLVTILVATLAAPTALAIGVLLTVPRVAGWRALSGLVRAYVEVMRNTPLLVQMYLLFFGLPILGIFWDEITCGVLAVALQHAAFLSELFRSGIGAVGNKQWEAGQAIGMRRWMTFRKIILPQAVIKVLAPVSNQLIVLVKDTSLVSAIGVLDLTLSGKVIIERSGASFEVFILVAALYLILTSVIGVGFRVGETRFARRLG is encoded by the coding sequence ATGGATTGGTCACAGTTCGGCAGCTTCGCCGCCCGCTACCTTCCACAACTCTGGAGCGGGATGCTCGTTACCATCCTCGTCGCGACGCTCGCGGCGCCGACGGCTCTCGCGATCGGCGTTCTTCTCACAGTCCCGCGCGTCGCCGGCTGGCGGGCGCTCAGCGGTCTGGTGCGGGCCTATGTGGAGGTGATGCGGAACACGCCGCTCCTCGTCCAGATGTACCTTCTCTTCTTCGGCCTGCCGATCCTCGGCATCTTCTGGGACGAGATCACCTGCGGCGTCCTCGCCGTCGCACTTCAACACGCCGCGTTTTTGTCTGAACTCTTTCGCAGCGGCATCGGCGCCGTGGGCAACAAGCAATGGGAGGCTGGGCAAGCGATCGGTATGCGCCGATGGATGACTTTCCGCAAGATCATTCTCCCGCAAGCCGTGATCAAGGTCCTTGCACCAGTCTCGAACCAATTGATCGTCCTCGTGAAGGACACCTCTCTCGTATCGGCTATCGGTGTGCTCGACCTGACGCTATCCGGCAAGGTCATCATCGAAAGATCGGGGGCATCCTTCGAAGTCTTCATCCTCGTTGCAGCGCTCTATCTGATCCTGACGTCGGTCATTGGCGTCGGCTTCCGAGTCGGCGAAACACGTTTCGCACGGAGGCTCGGATGA
- a CDS encoding amino acid ABC transporter permease, whose protein sequence is MSISILLANFPYLLQGALVTLWLAFIVVTAGTLLGAIVGTIASSGGPILRSIITTYVFVFRGIPVLVVMFLGFYTFPAFGIRLSAYAAVTISMIVYVGAFVTEAVRGAIAAVPAGQVAAAKSLGMRRLTMLREVILPQAARLAIAPVLNISLMAIKQTSYASVVGAWELSFAAREVVERTLAAFQIFLGVMLIYFLICYPVSLLASYCERKISFDH, encoded by the coding sequence ATGAGCATATCCATCCTTCTCGCCAATTTTCCCTATCTGTTGCAGGGGGCGCTCGTCACGCTATGGCTCGCCTTCATCGTCGTCACGGCAGGCACGCTTCTTGGCGCAATCGTTGGAACGATCGCGAGCAGCGGCGGACCGATCCTCCGGTCGATCATCACGACTTATGTCTTCGTGTTTCGAGGCATTCCGGTGCTGGTCGTTATGTTTCTCGGCTTCTACACATTCCCGGCGTTCGGAATTCGCCTTAGCGCCTATGCCGCGGTCACGATCTCGATGATCGTTTACGTCGGTGCCTTCGTTACGGAAGCGGTCCGTGGAGCCATCGCGGCTGTGCCGGCCGGCCAGGTCGCGGCAGCCAAAAGTCTTGGCATGCGACGGTTGACGATGCTGCGTGAGGTCATCCTGCCTCAGGCGGCCAGGCTGGCGATCGCACCGGTCCTCAACATTTCGCTGATGGCGATCAAGCAGACGTCTTACGCCTCGGTCGTTGGAGCCTGGGAGCTTTCTTTCGCGGCTCGCGAAGTCGTCGAGAGAACGCTCGCGGCTTTCCAGATATTCCTGGGCGTCATGCTGATCTACTTTCTGATTTGCTACCCGGTTTCGCTGCTCGCGAGCTACTGCGAGCGGAAAATATCCTTCGATCACTGA
- a CDS encoding amino acid ABC transporter ATP-binding protein: protein MTISAESPVIVSVNGLVKSFGAHRVLNGVSFDVRRGEVVVVLGPSGSGKSTILRCVNFLETFEDGTITVDGAPVGYQSDGEGRRRMLDEKAVAKNREHVGMVFQSFNLFPHRTVLQNIMMGPVSVQQRDRVEVKKQAQELLDKVGLADKADQYPARLSGGQQQRVAIARALAMRPAVMLFDEATSALDPELVGEVLRVMRELATEGTTMIVVTHEMGFAREVADRVIFMDGGVIVEQGAPNEIMTDPQTERFRAFLGRHYN, encoded by the coding sequence ATGACCATCTCAGCCGAGTCTCCCGTCATCGTATCAGTGAACGGCCTTGTGAAGTCCTTCGGAGCCCATCGGGTTTTGAACGGTGTCTCGTTCGATGTCCGGCGCGGTGAAGTCGTTGTCGTTCTCGGCCCGAGCGGATCGGGCAAGTCTACCATACTGCGTTGCGTTAATTTCCTCGAAACGTTCGAGGACGGCACAATCACGGTTGATGGCGCTCCAGTCGGCTATCAGAGCGACGGCGAAGGTCGTCGTCGCATGCTCGATGAGAAGGCGGTTGCGAAGAACCGCGAGCATGTCGGCATGGTCTTTCAAAGTTTCAACTTGTTCCCGCATCGGACCGTGCTCCAGAACATCATGATGGGGCCTGTGTCGGTCCAGCAGCGAGACCGAGTCGAGGTGAAGAAGCAGGCGCAGGAGTTGCTCGATAAGGTGGGCCTTGCCGACAAGGCCGACCAATATCCCGCCCGTCTCTCCGGAGGCCAGCAGCAGCGCGTAGCAATCGCCCGCGCTCTCGCAATGCGTCCGGCTGTCATGCTCTTCGACGAGGCGACATCGGCCCTCGATCCCGAACTCGTCGGCGAAGTGCTCCGCGTCATGCGGGAATTGGCCACCGAGGGAACGACGATGATCGTTGTCACGCATGAGATGGGCTTCGCCCGCGAGGTTGCCGATCGCGTCATCTTCATGGACGGTGGCGTGATCGTCGAGCAGGGTGCGCCGAACGAGATCATGACAGATCCTCAAACCGAGAGGTTTCGGGCGTTTCTGGGGCGTCACTACAACTGA
- a CDS encoding carbohydrate ABC transporter permease — protein MSESDHLAGGAGQSRIAGLVIDAILCAVSLMMLLPLVFLISNAFKTPPELLAWPPTIVPHQPTLENIVSVLRETPLFHWIGNTLIFATLSTVSIVTTSAIAGYVLGKFDLPGFTVIFGIIIATAVVPFEVYMIPLYLNVQSAGLLNTWPGLLVGYLVMSFGIFLVRQYVMASIPDELLEAARVDGAAEGWIFLWIVLPLMRGPLGALAVLAFFQAWTAFAWPLVVMTNKETYTLEVGLALFQTGFTVDIGHLSAAAALALVPSALFFSLMRRNFVRGVASSGLKE, from the coding sequence GTGAGCGAGTCCGATCATCTTGCCGGCGGCGCCGGTCAAAGCCGAATTGCCGGCCTCGTGATTGACGCCATTCTTTGCGCAGTCAGCCTGATGATGCTCCTGCCGCTCGTGTTCCTGATCAGTAACGCGTTCAAGACGCCACCGGAGCTGCTGGCTTGGCCGCCGACCATCGTTCCACATCAGCCGACGCTGGAAAACATTGTCAGCGTCCTGCGCGAAACGCCGCTGTTTCATTGGATCGGTAACACGCTCATTTTCGCAACGCTCTCGACGGTCAGCATCGTCACGACCTCCGCGATCGCAGGTTATGTGCTCGGCAAGTTCGATCTGCCGGGGTTCACGGTCATCTTCGGCATCATCATCGCGACGGCTGTCGTTCCCTTCGAAGTGTACATGATCCCACTCTACCTCAACGTCCAATCCGCTGGACTGTTGAACACTTGGCCCGGGCTCCTGGTCGGCTATCTCGTCATGAGTTTCGGCATCTTCCTGGTGAGGCAATACGTGATGGCGTCGATCCCCGACGAGCTTCTGGAAGCTGCGCGGGTGGATGGGGCCGCGGAGGGCTGGATCTTCCTGTGGATCGTACTGCCGCTGATGCGCGGCCCATTGGGCGCGCTGGCCGTGCTGGCGTTCTTTCAGGCCTGGACCGCATTCGCGTGGCCTCTCGTCGTCATGACCAACAAGGAGACCTATACGCTTGAGGTTGGGCTGGCATTGTTTCAGACCGGCTTCACCGTGGATATCGGTCATCTCAGCGCCGCCGCGGCCCTGGCCCTGGTTCCGAGTGCGCTGTTCTTCTCGCTGATGCGTCGAAATTTCGTGCGTGGCGTCGCCTCCAGCGGCTTGAAGGAGTGA
- a CDS encoding carbohydrate ABC transporter permease has translation MLTKPKWLFPVLALLPILGLYGCIRVYPIVETLRLSLYQWNIISRRKPFVGFANFIELAGDPLFLEAIFNTTIIAFSVVMITIPVGLALAALINSRQGLRRSGFYEASVFLPHVVSLVPAAMAWKWIFDARLGPLNALIGLIAIPAQSWLFDPVLSLLCLIILCSWQAIGYAVLIFLVGLKNVPDALYEAARLDGASSLQAFRYIAVPLLKPVMLYVSVITLISSYNIYAQAFVLASDVQGAPGHLVRVLVLDMLENSFRNYRVGYAAAEAVILLAIVLILTGAQFRLFRDRSRA, from the coding sequence ATGCTCACCAAGCCGAAGTGGCTGTTTCCAGTTCTGGCGCTTCTTCCGATCCTCGGGCTCTATGGTTGTATCCGCGTCTATCCGATCGTCGAGACGCTGCGGCTCAGCCTCTACCAATGGAACATCATCTCGCGGCGCAAGCCATTCGTCGGATTCGCCAACTTCATCGAGTTGGCTGGCGACCCGCTGTTTCTCGAGGCGATCTTCAACACCACCATCATCGCCTTCAGCGTCGTCATGATTACCATTCCCGTCGGGCTCGCGCTCGCTGCCCTGATCAATAGTCGGCAAGGGCTGCGACGCAGCGGCTTCTACGAAGCCTCGGTTTTCCTGCCACACGTCGTATCACTGGTACCGGCGGCGATGGCCTGGAAATGGATCTTCGACGCGCGGCTCGGACCGCTCAACGCCCTGATAGGGCTGATCGCGATCCCGGCCCAGTCGTGGCTGTTCGACCCCGTCCTGTCTTTGCTGTGCCTGATCATACTGTGCTCCTGGCAGGCCATCGGCTATGCCGTCCTGATCTTCCTTGTCGGACTCAAGAACGTTCCGGATGCGCTCTACGAGGCAGCGCGGCTCGACGGCGCATCGTCGCTTCAAGCATTCCGCTACATAGCTGTGCCACTGTTGAAGCCTGTCATGCTGTACGTGTCGGTCATTACGCTGATCTCGTCCTACAATATCTATGCGCAGGCCTTCGTGCTGGCATCGGATGTCCAGGGTGCGCCGGGACACCTCGTTCGCGTCCTTGTCCTGGACATGCTCGAAAACAGTTTTCGAAACTATCGGGTCGGCTATGCAGCCGCCGAAGCCGTCATCCTCCTCGCCATCGTCCTTATTCTGACGGGCGCGCAGTTCAGACTTTTCCGCGATCGGAGCCGCGCGTGA
- a CDS encoding IS5 family transposase translates to MRGSDERSGSLFSYVDLEARVRVDHPLRAIRDLANAALGDLSGEFGKLYTDFGRPSIAPEKLLRAMLLQAFYGVRSERHLMERMEFDLLFRWFVGLGVDDAVWDHSTFSKNRDRLLEGEIAAKFLNALLAQPKVKRLLSSDHFSVDGTLIEAWASIKSFRRKDGSDKDQDGPGRNAERSFHKEKRSNETHESTTDPEARLYKKGDGQPAKLCYMGHALMENRNGLAVLGGVSQATGTAEREIALAMIDRRGCAKRVTLGADKAYDVTQFVHDLRDRSVTPHIAINGHLSKTGKRRKTAVDARTTRHDGYDISQRCRKRIEEVFGWIKSSAGLAKVKLRGRDRVDAVFVLALAAYNLIRLPKLLAAPA, encoded by the coding sequence ATGCGGGGAAGTGACGAACGGTCTGGCTCGCTGTTCAGTTATGTTGACCTGGAGGCTCGGGTTCGCGTCGACCACCCGCTGCGGGCGATCAGGGATCTGGCAAATGCGGCGCTGGGCGATCTTTCTGGGGAGTTTGGCAAGCTCTACACGGACTTCGGTCGGCCCTCGATCGCACCGGAGAAACTGCTTCGGGCGATGCTCCTACAGGCGTTCTATGGGGTTCGCTCGGAAAGGCATCTGATGGAACGGATGGAGTTCGATCTTCTGTTCCGCTGGTTCGTCGGGCTTGGGGTGGACGATGCGGTTTGGGACCATTCAACCTTCTCGAAGAACCGCGACCGGCTGCTTGAAGGTGAGATTGCGGCCAAGTTCTTGAACGCGCTTTTGGCGCAGCCGAAGGTGAAGCGTCTTTTGTCGAGCGATCACTTCTCGGTGGACGGCACGCTCATTGAAGCCTGGGCTTCGATCAAGAGCTTCCGGAGGAAGGATGGCAGCGACAAAGATCAGGACGGTCCGGGACGCAATGCCGAGCGCAGCTTCCACAAGGAGAAGCGATCCAACGAGACCCATGAGAGCACGACCGATCCTGAGGCCAGGCTCTATAAAAAGGGCGACGGCCAGCCGGCCAAACTCTGCTATATGGGCCATGCGCTGATGGAGAACCGCAATGGTTTGGCGGTTTTAGGTGGAGTGAGCCAAGCTACTGGCACCGCCGAACGAGAGATTGCGCTTGCCATGATCGACAGGCGCGGGTGTGCGAAGCGGGTCACTCTGGGGGCGGACAAAGCCTACGACGTCACGCAGTTCGTGCATGACCTGAGAGATAGATCGGTTACTCCGCATATCGCGATCAATGGACATCTGAGTAAGACCGGCAAGCGGCGCAAGACGGCGGTCGACGCGCGTACCACGCGTCACGACGGCTATGACATCAGCCAACGCTGCCGCAAACGCATCGAAGAAGTCTTCGGCTGGATCAAGAGTTCCGCTGGCCTGGCCAAGGTCAAGCTGCGAGGCCGCGACCGGGTGGATGCCGTCTTCGTCCTGGCGCTTGCGGCCTATAATCTGATCCGGCTGCCCAAGCTTCTGGCGGCACCGGCATGA
- a CDS encoding extracellular solute-binding protein encodes MVNPVGRFGYMTLPEDRDRPATSGRRSWMSAALLLALAVAVPVFASPASAEKLTIWSGWPDLTPFYKRVGDQLKSKYPDLEVSVEAIALREHEKRLALSLPSGAAGDVIEMEVEAARYLEAGVIQEPPILYNHGGTLLEEKGGKWRAAYASEAGRNALKQYLDNVVVYRTVTPEMKADAEAFELGQTTMFIRESWVIGDIAKKAPNLKYATAPLPKGTLMVPVDLYVPNKGPKNQIAWDFVQKASEPENLLWLLENTAWVPNRKGLDYAAVLKKIPQFGAFVNVPADYAFFTVPAISPASEILTRLAARLEKAFTDKSLAGNDAAIDAFLKSASEESDKILAREDLLAKP; translated from the coding sequence ATGGTGAATCCCGTCGGCAGGTTCGGCTACATGACGCTTCCCGAGGACAGAGATCGCCCAGCGACGTCCGGTCGTCGTTCGTGGATGTCGGCAGCGCTATTGCTGGCTCTGGCTGTCGCTGTACCGGTGTTTGCCTCTCCGGCGTCGGCCGAGAAGCTGACCATATGGAGCGGGTGGCCTGATCTTACCCCGTTCTACAAGCGCGTCGGCGACCAGCTGAAGAGCAAATACCCGGATCTCGAAGTCAGCGTCGAGGCAATTGCCTTGCGTGAGCACGAGAAGCGGCTTGCGCTGTCGCTTCCATCCGGCGCGGCCGGGGACGTCATCGAGATGGAGGTCGAGGCGGCGCGGTATCTCGAGGCCGGCGTCATTCAGGAACCGCCCATCCTCTATAACCACGGTGGGACGCTGCTGGAGGAGAAGGGCGGAAAATGGCGCGCCGCCTACGCGAGCGAGGCCGGTCGCAACGCACTCAAGCAGTATCTCGACAACGTCGTGGTTTATCGGACGGTGACGCCCGAGATGAAGGCGGATGCGGAAGCCTTCGAACTCGGCCAGACGACGATGTTCATCCGGGAATCTTGGGTGATTGGCGACATCGCCAAGAAGGCGCCCAACCTGAAGTACGCCACGGCCCCATTGCCCAAGGGCACGCTGATGGTCCCTGTCGATCTTTACGTGCCGAACAAAGGACCAAAAAACCAGATCGCCTGGGATTTCGTTCAAAAGGCAAGCGAGCCGGAAAATTTGCTCTGGCTGCTCGAGAACACGGCTTGGGTGCCTAACCGCAAGGGGCTCGACTACGCCGCAGTCCTCAAAAAGATCCCGCAGTTCGGCGCATTCGTCAACGTTCCGGCCGACTACGCTTTCTTCACGGTTCCGGCGATCAGTCCTGCGAGTGAAATCCTCACGAGGCTTGCGGCGCGGCTGGAGAAAGCATTCACCGACAAGTCGCTGGCAGGCAACGACGCTGCGATCGATGCTTTCCTGAAGTCTGCGTCTGAGGAAAGCGACAAGATCCTCGCCCGCGAAGACCTGCTGGCCAAACCCTAA
- a CDS encoding LacI family DNA-binding transcriptional regulator, with amino-acid sequence MKRDPDSGGEGRPSVVPTISQVAKVSGVSRATVSRAFSRPEMLTEETVRRVKEVADKLGYVPNQVARALSTGRHGNVALIVSDVANPFFPPLIRAAQLRADQAGLCVFLGNSDEDPAREELLVGRFIGQVEGLVLASSRLDEVHIRRHATRRPLVLINRDIEGITRVLIDTAPGVAAAIAHLAELGHRQIAYVSGPTTSWSNQQRRNAVRREAAKRGLKVIAVPARPPSYDTGRLAATQIVASGVTAAIAFDDLVAQGLLAGLAALDVSVPQSFSVVGCDDVLGETTYPSLTTVSARCADAGDVAVGLLLSQMSGGGSGEIRHKLNSHLVIRASTGPAPVKRRSR; translated from the coding sequence GTGAAGCGCGATCCTGATAGCGGTGGGGAGGGGCGTCCATCGGTCGTGCCGACGATAAGTCAGGTGGCGAAGGTCTCCGGGGTCTCCCGTGCGACCGTATCGCGCGCCTTCTCGCGGCCTGAGATGCTGACCGAAGAGACCGTCCGACGTGTCAAGGAGGTCGCCGACAAGTTGGGCTACGTGCCAAACCAGGTCGCCCGCGCACTTTCGACCGGGCGCCATGGCAATGTCGCTCTTATCGTCTCCGATGTCGCGAACCCGTTCTTTCCGCCGCTCATCCGAGCTGCTCAACTTCGTGCTGACCAAGCGGGGTTGTGCGTTTTCCTGGGCAATTCGGACGAGGATCCTGCTCGTGAGGAGCTGCTGGTCGGCCGCTTCATCGGCCAAGTGGAGGGGCTTGTCCTCGCCTCATCCCGTTTGGACGAAGTGCACATCCGGCGCCATGCGACGCGTCGGCCGTTGGTTCTCATCAATCGCGATATCGAAGGTATTACAAGGGTATTGATCGACACAGCGCCGGGCGTAGCCGCTGCGATCGCACATCTTGCCGAGCTGGGACACCGCCAAATCGCCTATGTCAGCGGCCCCACGACATCGTGGTCAAACCAGCAACGACGCAACGCGGTCCGGCGCGAAGCGGCGAAGCGCGGGCTCAAGGTGATCGCCGTTCCCGCGCGCCCGCCATCCTACGACACCGGCCGACTCGCAGCCACCCAGATCGTCGCCAGCGGGGTAACCGCAGCGATCGCGTTCGATGACCTGGTCGCTCAGGGTCTGCTGGCAGGGCTCGCTGCGCTCGATGTCAGCGTGCCGCAATCGTTCAGTGTCGTCGGCTGCGATGATGTCCTCGGTGAAACCACCTACCCATCGCTCACCACCGTGTCAGCGCGCTGCGCCGATGCAGGCGATGTCGCGGTCGGCCTCTTGCTCAGCCAGATGAGTGGCGGCGGGTCGGGAGAGATCCGCCACAAGCTGAATTCCCATCTCGTTATTCGCGCCAGCACCGGCCCGGCTCCGGTGAAGCGGAGAAGTCGCTGA
- a CDS encoding glucosamine-6-phosphate deaminase — MSMTASVTPGISTFKSRDAMGRAAAADILVAVRDRLTRQSTVRMIFAAAPSQMELLDALAGERNIDWRRVTAFHMDEYLGLPPDAPERFGAWLTRHFFSRVAFGAVHLIGQDPDPDREAERYATLLAEAPIDVICLGIGVNGHLAFNDPPVADLHDTKQVKIVELDAICRQQQVDDGCFPTLGDVPTHAITLTIPRLLDADRLFCVVPGASKRTAVERSLYGPIGPACPASALRMHPRCALYLDQDSTPPQLSLQTPARA; from the coding sequence ATGAGCATGACGGCTTCGGTCACTCCTGGAATCTCGACATTTAAATCGCGGGATGCAATGGGCCGGGCCGCCGCTGCGGACATCCTTGTCGCGGTCCGCGACCGGCTGACGCGGCAAAGCACCGTGCGGATGATATTTGCCGCGGCCCCGAGCCAGATGGAGTTGCTGGACGCCCTTGCAGGGGAGCGCAATATCGACTGGCGGCGCGTGACAGCCTTCCACATGGACGAATATCTCGGACTCCCCCCGGATGCGCCGGAGCGCTTTGGGGCATGGCTCACGCGTCACTTCTTCTCGCGTGTCGCTTTCGGCGCCGTTCACTTGATCGGACAGGATCCAGATCCGGACCGAGAAGCGGAGCGCTATGCGACCCTTCTTGCAGAAGCTCCGATCGACGTCATATGCCTCGGAATAGGTGTCAACGGTCACCTGGCGTTCAATGACCCGCCGGTCGCCGACCTGCACGACACGAAGCAGGTCAAGATCGTCGAACTCGACGCGATCTGCCGACAGCAGCAAGTCGACGATGGGTGCTTCCCGACCCTCGGGGATGTTCCAACACACGCGATCACGCTGACAATTCCCCGGCTGCTGGATGCTGACCGGCTTTTTTGCGTCGTGCCCGGCGCGTCCAAACGCACCGCCGTTGAGCGATCCTTGTACGGCCCGATCGGACCCGCCTGCCCGGCGAGTGCTCTCCGCATGCATCCGCGATGTGCGCTGTATCTCGACCAGGATTCCACGCCGCCACAGCTCTCGCTGCAAACACCGGCGCGCGCATGA